In the Setaria italica strain Yugu1 chromosome VI, Setaria_italica_v2.0, whole genome shotgun sequence genome, one interval contains:
- the LOC101772333 gene encoding receptor kinase-like protein Xa21: MRTAMEHHCSILLVASLLLLASPAWTSASAGSDGTDADHRALMQFRSLITDDPSGALASWGGGNMTAPAPCRWHGVTCGVRGRRRGRVTALDLRGLDLASSGTAAPSSLSSLTYLRRLDLSGNRLGGGVPSPLPPSLERLNLSHNALQGPVPAALGSLHRLQVLSLAYNNLTGAIPASLSNLTSLTSLSLTSNNLAGAIPASLGNLTSLTILGLASNNLAGAIPGALGNLKDLTALYLGQNMLQGSIPSTLGNLKALTVLYLGSNMLQGSIPSALFNISSLQKLGVQINNLTGTLPPNGRLPRLTWFDVDNNRLHGAIPPSLCNLTSLTILSLTSNNLAGAIPGALGNLKALTGLYLDNNMLQGSIPSTVFNISSLQKLDVQMNNLTGTLPPNAGGRLPRLTSFNVASNRLHGAIPPSLCNASKLELAQMLNNSFSGVIPNCLGTHLKNLWALTLDSNQLEANVDADWGFMDSLTNCSNLKYIGLSQNKLGGVLPGSIANLSTSMEVLSIWGNMVSGQIPQEISNLVNLNTIAMNLNKLTGIIPTSIGKLNKLSKLILYGNKLSGQIPPTIGNLTVLTELSLDHNMLTGPIPSSLGSCPLQTLSLEHNRLTGPIPKEVLLISTLSIFVSFQGNMLAGSLPSEVGHLKNLVTLDVSGNRLTGEIPNSLGDCQILQYCFMKGNMFQGKIPESLGQLKGLLVLDLSRNNLSGHIPDFFGNVKGLQQLNISFNNFDGEVPKQGIFLNASAFSVEGNSGLCGGIAQLKLPPCSDNGSTSSNKRSRKLVMIVSIATAFLGISLLLALCVLCHQRRKLIKAEHALPLINDQYARVSYVNLMNATNSFASENLIGIGSFGSVYKGTMISHDQEVVVAVKVLNLQQRGASQSFIAECETLRCARHRNLVKILTVCSGIDSGGLDFKAIVFDFLPNGNLDQWLHHRLREYGTHRRIDLVQRIDIAIHVASALEYLHHYKPTPIVHCDLKPSNILLDNDMVAHVGDFGLARFVHQDQTNPSDISSGWATRRGTIGYAPPEYGLGNEVSIYGDMYSFGVLLLEIFTGKRPTDSDFVQDLNLHRYVQIALQDQQVTSVVDQQLLPEQDPELEGRTSSSSSTREIIVACVTSILHIGILCSKELPTDRLLIGDALRELHRIKDNYNQLHLLGT, from the exons ATGCGGACAGCCATGGAGCACCATTGCTCCATCCTACTCGTggcctccctcctcctgctTGCATCTCCAGCATGGACATCGGCCTCCGCGGGAAGTGACGGCACCGACGCTGACCACCGTGCGCTCATGCAGTTCCGGTCCCTCATCACGGACGACCCATCCGGGGCCTTGGCATCATGGGGCGGCGGCAACAtgaccgcgccggcgccgtgcaGGTGGCACGGCGTCACGTGCGGGgtgcgcgggcgccgccgcggccgcgtgaCAGCGCTGGACCTCCGCGGGCTCGACCTAGCCAGCTCCGGCACCGCGGCTCCTTCATCCCTCTCGAGCCTCACCTACCTTCGGCGACTTGACCTCTCCGGGaaccgcctcggcggcggcgtgcccTCCCCGTTGCCACCCTCCCTCGAGCGCCTCAATCTCAGCCACAACGCGCTGCAGGGGCCGGTGCCCGCGGCGCTGGGGTCACTGCACCGCCTCCAGGTGCTCAGTCTCGCCTACAACAACCTCACCGGAGCAATCCCTGCCTCCCTTAGCAACCTCACCTCCCTCACCTCCCTCAGCCTCACCAGCAACAACCTCGCCGGCGCAATACCTGCCTCCCTTGGCAACCTCACCTCCCTCACCATCCTCGGCCTCGCCAGCAACAACCTTGCCGGCGCCATCCCTGGCGCTCTCGGCAACCTCAAAGATCTCACCGCCCTCTACCTCGGCCAGAACATGCTCCAAGGATCCATACCTTCCACCCTCGGCAACCTCAAAGCTCTCACCGTCCTCTACCTCGGCAGCAACATGCTCCAAGGATCCATACCTTCCGCCTTGTTTAACATCTCCTCTCTCCAGAAACTTGGCGTGCAGATCAACAACCTCACCGGGACTCTGCCCCCGAATGGCAGGCTGCCCAGACTCACGTGGTTCGACGTTGACAACAACCGGCTACACGGTGCCATCCCGCCGTCGCTCTGCAACCTCACCTCCCTCACCATCCTCAGCCTCACCAGCAACAACCTCGCCGGCGCCATCCCTGGCGCTCTCGGCAACCTCAAAGCTCTCACCGGCCTCTACCTCGACAACAACATGCTCCAAGGATCCATACCTTCCACCGTGTTTAACATCTCCTCTCTCCAGAAACTTGACGTGCAGATGAACAACCTCACCGGGACTCTGCCCCCGAACGCCGGTGGCAGGCTGCCCAGACTCACGTCTTTCAACGTTGCCTCCAACCGGCTACACGGTGCCATCCCGCCGTCGCTCTGCAACGCCTCCAAGCTGGAGTTGGCACAGATGCTGAATAATTCCTTCTCCGGAGTCATACCGAACTGCCTTGGAACTCACCTTAAGAACTTGTGGGCACTGACACTGGACTCCAACCAGCTGGAAGCAAATGTTGATGCTGACTGGGGATTCATGGATAGTCTGACCAACTGCAGCAATCTGAAGTACATTGGCCTATCTCAAAACAAGCTGGGAGGTGTGCTTCCTGGCTCGATCGCAAACCTTTCGACGAGCATGGAGGTCTTGAGCATATGGGGCAACATGGTAAGCGGGCAAATACCTCAGGAAATCAGCAACCTTGTCAACCTGAACACCATTGCTATGAATCTCAATAAGCTTACTGGTATTATCCCTACCTCAATTGGCAAACTTAACAAGCTGAGCAAGCTTATCTTGTACGGCAACAAGCTATCAGGGCAAATCCCACCAACAATTGGCAATCTCACCGTGCTCACCGAATTATCCCTTGATCACAACATGCTCACGGGTCCCATTCCTTCCAGTCTTGGTAGTTGCCCTTTGCAGACGCTGTCCCTGGAGCACAATCGCCTTACTGGTCCAATACCAAAAGAAGTTCTCCTCATATCCACGCTTTCCATCTTCGTGAGTTTCCAAGGGAACATGCTAGCTGGATCGTTGCCATCGGAAGTTGGTCACCTGAAAAATCTTGTGACCCTTGATGTGTCTGGAAATAGGTTAACCGGGGAAATCCCCAACTCTCTTGGCGATTGCCAAATCTTACAGTATTGCTTTATGAAAGGGAACATGTTTCAAGGGAAAATTCCAGAGTCATTGGGACAACTGAAGGGCCTCTTGGTTCTTGATCTTTCAAGAAACAACTTGTCTGGTCATATTCCAGACTTCTTTGGTAACGTGAAAGGTCTTCAACAACTGAATATCTCCTTCAATAACTTTGATGGTGAAGTCCCAAAGCAAGGAATATTTCTTAACGCCAGCGCGTTTTCAGTCGAGGGAAACTCTGGCCTCTGTGGAGGTATTGCTCAGCTGAAATTGCCACCTTGCTCAGATAATGGCAGCACTAGCAGCAATAAGCGATCACGCAAACTTGTCATGATAGTCTCTATAGCCACTGCCTTTCTAGGAATCTCCTTGCTCCTTGCACTATGTGTATTATGTCATCAAAGAAGGAAGTTGATAAAGGCAGAACATGCCTTACCACTCATCAACGATCAGTATGCAAGGGTTTCATATGTCAACTTGATGAATGCAACAAAtagttttgcttctgaaaaccTCATAGGCATTGGAAGCTTCGGCTCTGTTTACAAGGGAACAATGATAAGCCATGACCAAGAAGTTGTTGTCGCTGTGAAGGTGCTCAACCTTCAGCAGCGAGGGGCGTCACAAAGTTTCATTGCAGAATGTGAGACTCTGAGATGCGCTCGACATCGGAACCTTGTGAAAATCTTGACGGTGTGTTCAGGTATTGATTCCGGTGGCCTTGATTtcaaagctattgtatttgattTCCTACCAAATGGAAATCTAGACCAGTGGCTACACCACCGTCTCAGGGAATATGGCACCCATAGGAGGATTGATCTTGTCCAACGGATAGACATTGCCATTCATGTCGCTTCTGCACTCGAATATCTTCACCACTATAAACCAACCCCGATAGTTCATTGTGATCTCAAGCCAAGCAATATTCTCCTTGACAATGACATGGTTGCCCATGTTGGTGATTTTGGGCTCGCAAGATTTGTGCATCAAGACCAGACTAACCCCTCGGATATATCAAGTGGTTGGGCTACAAGAAGGGGAACCATTGGATATGCTCCTCCAG AGTATGGACTGGGTAACGAAGTCTCAATCTATGGTGACATGTACAGCTTCGGAGTACTATTGTTGGAAATTTTCACAGGAAAAAGACCAACAGATAGCGACTTCGTGCAAGATCTCAACCTTCATAGGTACGTGCAAATAGCACTGCAAGATCAGCAAGTCACCAGTGTGGTAGACCAACAGTTACTGCCAGAGCAAGATCCGGAACTCGAAGGGAGAACAAGCAGCTCCAGTAGCACCAGAGAAATTATAGTTGCCTGTGTTACTTCAATTCTGCATATCGGAATTCTGTGCTCGAAGGAACTTCCAACAGACCGCTTGCTGATTGGTGATGCCTTGAGAGAGCTTCACAGAATCAAAGACAATTATAACCAGTTGCACTTATTAGGTACATAG